A portion of the Stella humosa genome contains these proteins:
- a CDS encoding hydantoinase/oxoprolinase family protein yields MVDSTRGGIQVGVDIGGTFTDVVCRSSDGKVRFVKLPTTRKDESQAVLQSVALMASEWGIAAGDITRFAHGTTVATNAVLERKGARIGLITTDGFRDVLEVGRQMRHQMYGVVLDGETPVFLAPGARRKQVRERVAADGTVLLPLDEDDVRRAAAELAADGVEAIAICFLFSFRNPAHEARAAEIVREAHPTLKVAVSHEVDPAFREYERTVVTAFDAYVKPVIDRYLARLETGLESAGVPAPLQVMQSRGGLMVSSVARQRPVRLFLSGPAAGVIGARMAGEAAGIEDLITVDIGGTSCDIALIDKGRALVRSEGVIDGYPVRVAMVDVNSIGSGGGSIAWIDRGGGLRVGPQSAGSEPGPACYGRGGEKPTVTDASVVLGYVNPEYFAGGAMTLRPDLAEKAIRDHIAGPLGMTLEQAALGIHRVLNAQMAEGIRLVSIRQGLDPRRFALMPLGGGGAVHATALARDLSITRVLVPRHPGILSASGLLAAPVEHEMATAFGHSVADSSLADIRTVLDGLDAACRDLMAREQLNGDPVTIRYAADVCYVGQSYTLEVPLRMDESAPLDRLYDDFLVDHDRVYGHATRIPARIVNLRAVHQAGGGGGLEGAMEWQPGSPEKGTRRLLVAEMTGPVEAKVYDRAAMAPGFTFAGPAIVEQPDTTTLVEPGWHGMIDAGGSMILTFQDA; encoded by the coding sequence ATGGTCGACAGCACGCGGGGCGGCATCCAGGTCGGTGTGGATATCGGCGGGACATTCACTGATGTCGTGTGCCGTTCCTCCGATGGAAAGGTCAGATTCGTCAAGCTTCCCACCACGCGGAAGGACGAGAGCCAGGCCGTTCTCCAGTCCGTGGCCCTGATGGCCAGCGAGTGGGGCATCGCGGCCGGGGACATCACCCGCTTCGCTCATGGGACGACGGTCGCGACTAACGCCGTGCTGGAGCGCAAGGGCGCGCGCATCGGCCTGATCACCACCGACGGCTTCCGCGACGTGCTCGAGGTCGGCCGGCAGATGCGCCACCAGATGTATGGCGTGGTGCTGGACGGGGAGACGCCGGTGTTCCTGGCCCCCGGCGCACGGCGCAAGCAGGTGCGCGAGCGCGTCGCCGCCGACGGCACCGTGCTGCTGCCGCTCGACGAGGACGACGTCCGCCGTGCCGCGGCCGAACTGGCCGCCGACGGGGTCGAGGCCATCGCCATCTGCTTCCTCTTCTCGTTCCGCAACCCCGCCCACGAAGCCCGCGCGGCCGAGATCGTGCGCGAGGCCCATCCGACCCTGAAGGTCGCCGTCTCGCACGAGGTCGACCCTGCCTTCCGCGAGTACGAGCGTACCGTCGTGACGGCCTTCGACGCCTATGTGAAGCCGGTCATCGACCGCTACCTGGCGCGGCTGGAGACGGGGCTCGAATCGGCCGGCGTGCCGGCGCCCTTGCAGGTCATGCAGTCGCGCGGCGGGCTGATGGTCTCCTCCGTCGCCCGCCAGCGGCCGGTGCGCCTGTTCCTGTCCGGGCCTGCGGCCGGCGTCATCGGCGCCCGCATGGCCGGCGAGGCGGCCGGCATCGAAGACCTGATCACCGTCGATATCGGCGGCACGAGCTGCGACATCGCCCTCATCGACAAGGGCCGCGCCCTGGTGCGATCGGAGGGGGTGATCGACGGCTATCCGGTGCGCGTTGCCATGGTCGACGTCAACTCGATCGGCTCGGGCGGCGGCAGCATCGCCTGGATCGACCGTGGCGGCGGCCTGCGCGTCGGCCCGCAGTCGGCGGGCTCGGAGCCGGGGCCGGCCTGCTATGGCCGCGGCGGCGAGAAGCCGACCGTGACCGACGCGTCGGTCGTGCTGGGCTACGTGAACCCGGAATATTTCGCGGGCGGTGCCATGACGCTGCGCCCCGACCTGGCCGAGAAGGCGATCCGCGACCACATCGCGGGCCCCCTGGGCATGACGCTGGAGCAGGCGGCGCTGGGCATCCACCGCGTGCTGAACGCGCAGATGGCCGAGGGCATTCGCTTGGTCTCGATCCGCCAGGGCCTCGACCCGCGCCGCTTCGCGCTGATGCCGCTGGGCGGCGGCGGGGCGGTGCATGCGACCGCGCTGGCGCGCGACCTGTCGATCACGCGCGTCCTGGTGCCGCGCCATCCCGGCATCCTGTCCGCATCCGGCCTGCTGGCCGCGCCGGTCGAGCACGAGATGGCGACGGCCTTCGGCCATTCGGTCGCCGACAGCAGCCTGGCCGATATCCGCACGGTGCTGGACGGGCTCGATGCCGCCTGCCGCGACCTGATGGCGCGCGAGCAGCTAAACGGCGACCCCGTCACCATCCGCTATGCCGCCGACGTCTGCTATGTCGGCCAGTCCTACACGCTGGAAGTGCCGCTGCGCATGGACGAGTCGGCGCCGCTGGACCGGCTCTATGACGATTTCCTGGTCGACCATGACCGCGTCTATGGCCATGCGACCCGCATTCCGGCGCGCATCGTCAACCTGCGTGCCGTGCACCAGGCGGGCGGCGGCGGCGGCCTGGAGGGTGCGATGGAATGGCAGCCGGGCTCGCCCGAAAAAGGCACCCGGCGGCTGCTGGTGGCCGAGATGACCGGCCCGGTCGAGGCCAAGGTCTATGACCGCGCGGCGATGGCGCCGGGCTTCACCTTCGCCGGCCCGGCCATCGTCGAGCAGCCCGACACGACCACCCTCGTCGAACCCGGCTGGCATGGCATGATCGATGCCGGCGGCTCGATGATCCTCACCTTCCAGGACGCCTGA
- a CDS encoding hydantoinase B/oxoprolinase family protein, translating to MTSAQPHLQLDPITVEVVRHKLDGIANEMESTLLRSSFSPIVKEGMDASASLFTIAGETLAQACAVPIHLATLIPIVETLLKEFPLSTMKEGDVYIMNDPYLGGTHLPDIAIVVPVMYRGRPIALSASMTHHQDVGGMTPGSIPTNATEIYQEGVRIPPLKLRDAGVMNDTLVKMLRLNVRIPDVLMGDLNAQIAACTIGARRIAALADAYGDNLLTTIFQELLEKSEAMTREALRAIPSGTYKYVDYMDNDGIELDRRIRIEVAVTVENGAIHCDFTGTSRQLKGPFNVVRSGSQAAAYFAVRALTDPSIPTNAGCFRPVSLHLPEGSMVNPKEPAPVGSRTAAIKRITGCIIGAFQQALPEKVPADSGGELLTLAFGGRKPDGSGNFVVGELIAGGSGAARRSDGVDVVETDASNCMNLPAEALEMEAPVRVLRVELRRDSGGAGKRRGGLGLIKEFEMLDVEATLTHRGERHFCPAAGANGGEAGAPARSVIIRADGTEETVPSKLVTVLKPGDRLLVETAGGGGYGPAGERERDLVDADIANGKVSAEEAARLYGTAAE from the coding sequence ATGACCAGCGCCCAGCCCCACCTGCAGCTCGACCCGATCACCGTCGAGGTCGTGCGCCACAAGCTCGACGGCATCGCCAACGAGATGGAATCGACGCTGCTGCGCAGCTCGTTCTCGCCGATCGTGAAGGAGGGAATGGACGCGTCGGCCAGCCTCTTCACCATCGCCGGCGAGACGCTGGCCCAGGCCTGCGCCGTGCCGATCCACCTGGCCACGCTCATCCCGATCGTCGAGACGCTGCTGAAGGAGTTCCCGCTCTCCACCATGAAGGAGGGCGACGTCTACATCATGAACGACCCCTATCTGGGGGGGACCCACCTGCCGGATATCGCCATCGTCGTACCGGTCATGTATCGCGGCCGGCCGATCGCGCTGTCGGCCTCGATGACGCACCATCAGGATGTGGGCGGCATGACGCCGGGCTCGATCCCGACCAACGCCACCGAGATCTATCAGGAGGGCGTGCGCATCCCGCCGCTGAAGCTGCGCGATGCCGGCGTGATGAACGACACGCTGGTGAAGATGCTGCGGCTCAACGTGCGCATCCCGGACGTGCTGATGGGCGACCTCAACGCCCAGATCGCCGCCTGCACGATCGGCGCCCGGCGCATCGCAGCCCTGGCCGACGCCTATGGCGACAACCTGCTGACGACCATCTTCCAGGAACTGCTGGAGAAGTCCGAGGCGATGACGCGCGAGGCCCTGCGCGCCATCCCGTCCGGCACCTACAAGTATGTCGACTACATGGACAATGACGGCATCGAGCTCGACCGCCGCATCCGCATCGAGGTGGCGGTCACGGTCGAGAACGGCGCCATCCATTGCGACTTCACCGGCACCAGCCGGCAGTTGAAGGGGCCGTTCAACGTTGTCCGCTCAGGCTCGCAGGCGGCCGCCTACTTCGCCGTGCGCGCCCTGACCGACCCCAGCATTCCGACCAATGCCGGCTGCTTCCGCCCGGTGTCGCTGCACCTGCCCGAAGGCTCGATGGTGAACCCCAAGGAGCCCGCCCCCGTCGGCTCGCGCACGGCCGCCATCAAGCGCATCACCGGCTGCATCATCGGTGCCTTCCAGCAGGCGTTGCCCGAGAAGGTGCCGGCCGATTCCGGTGGCGAGCTGCTTACGCTGGCCTTCGGCGGGCGCAAGCCGGATGGTTCGGGGAACTTCGTGGTGGGCGAGCTGATCGCCGGCGGCAGCGGTGCGGCGCGGCGCAGCGACGGCGTCGACGTGGTCGAGACCGATGCGTCGAACTGCATGAATCTGCCGGCCGAGGCGCTGGAGATGGAGGCGCCGGTCCGCGTGCTGCGGGTCGAGCTGCGGCGGGATTCCGGCGGGGCCGGCAAGCGGCGCGGCGGGCTCGGCCTGATCAAGGAGTTCGAGATGCTCGACGTCGAGGCGACGCTGACGCATCGCGGCGAGCGCCATTTCTGCCCGGCCGCCGGTGCCAATGGCGGCGAGGCGGGGGCGCCCGCGCGCTCGGTCATCATCCGCGCCGACGGCACGGAGGAGACAGTGCCGTCGAAGCTGGTGACGGTGCTGAAGCCGGGCGACCGGCTGCTGGTGGAAACCGCGGGCGGCGGCGGCTACGGCCCGGCAGGCGAGCGCGAGCGCGACCTGGTGGATGCCGACATCGCCAACGGCAAGGTGAGCGCGGAAGAGGCGGCGCGGCTCTACGGCACCGCGGCCGAGTAG
- the dctP gene encoding TRAP transporter substrate-binding protein DctP, translating to MGNSALRHAAVGMAALAAALVGVASNPAEVSAQTTWKMHIVWVPARPEAQAYKRFADMVNEKAAGKLKIDLHQGGTLGVKDVDMLRILPAGNVIQIAGLYPGYMTRDVPEYASTLPPGVVKEPAKMVDGLPALTKIYEETYKKWGIELLGYVMHPTRDTHIMCKEPVSSLAQLKGKKLRVWEKFHVDTFAELGVSAQIVGQNDLYVAMKTGVVDCAVYPIGFATTVSLHEVAPNASYLFPYVLHPLHIIVSKKAYDALPADVRKIVADAAVATQQETIKNYLSGNYDREAAKLFVEKGGKELPPFPDTDQSAFTKTAREVWEKTAKSLGPKAVENYEAVLKGLGN from the coding sequence ATGGGGAACAGCGCGTTGCGTCACGCCGCCGTCGGCATGGCGGCCCTGGCGGCCGCCCTCGTCGGCGTGGCCTCCAATCCGGCCGAAGTGTCGGCCCAGACCACCTGGAAGATGCACATCGTCTGGGTGCCGGCCCGGCCGGAAGCCCAGGCCTACAAGCGCTTTGCCGACATGGTGAACGAGAAGGCCGCCGGCAAGCTCAAGATCGACCTGCACCAGGGCGGCACGCTGGGCGTCAAGGACGTCGACATGCTGCGCATCCTGCCCGCCGGCAACGTCATCCAGATCGCCGGCCTCTATCCCGGCTACATGACGCGCGACGTGCCGGAATATGCCTCGACCCTGCCGCCCGGCGTGGTCAAGGAACCGGCCAAGATGGTCGACGGCCTGCCGGCGCTGACCAAGATCTACGAGGAGACCTACAAGAAGTGGGGCATCGAGCTGCTCGGATACGTCATGCATCCGACGCGCGACACCCACATCATGTGCAAGGAGCCGGTGTCGTCGCTGGCCCAGCTTAAGGGCAAGAAGCTGCGCGTGTGGGAGAAGTTCCACGTCGACACCTTCGCCGAGCTCGGCGTGTCGGCGCAGATCGTCGGCCAGAACGACCTCTATGTGGCGATGAAGACGGGCGTCGTCGATTGCGCGGTCTATCCGATCGGCTTTGCGACCACCGTCTCGCTGCACGAGGTGGCACCCAACGCCAGCTACCTCTTCCCCTACGTCCTGCACCCGCTGCACATCATCGTATCCAAGAAGGCGTATGACGCGCTGCCGGCGGATGTCCGCAAGATCGTCGCCGACGCCGCGGTGGCGACGCAGCAGGAGACGATCAAGAACTACCTGTCGGGCAACTACGACCGCGAGGCGGCCAAGCTGTTCGTCGAGAAGGGTGGCAAGGAGCTGCCGCCGTTCCCGGACACCGACCAGTCGGCCTTCACCAAGACCGCGCGCGAGGTCTGGGAAAAGACCGCCAAGAGCCTCGGCCCCAAGGCGGTCGAGAACTACGAGGCGGTCCTGAAGGGGTTGGGCAACTGA
- a CDS encoding TRAP transporter small permease, which translates to MGMNVVWRSIDRLFTGLLWIGVVAGMLMTTFVVLASVMRYFVGAPFRFTEELVGLLFVAVAFIGLPWATLHNRHLRITLIPDKLPPAVRRITDKVAALLVIVFCAVFAAQSWEFAAFSLSLNARSDMGGIPLFPWMALMPIMCAAAGIGMLVRWVRGPSPDDDEAPPEV; encoded by the coding sequence ATGGGCATGAACGTGGTTTGGCGCAGCATAGACCGGCTGTTTACGGGTCTGCTGTGGATCGGCGTGGTGGCGGGGATGCTGATGACGACGTTCGTCGTGCTGGCATCCGTCATGCGGTATTTCGTCGGCGCCCCGTTCCGCTTCACCGAGGAACTGGTGGGCCTGTTGTTCGTGGCCGTGGCTTTCATCGGTCTGCCATGGGCGACGCTGCACAACCGCCATCTGCGCATTACGCTCATTCCCGACAAGTTGCCGCCGGCCGTGCGACGCATCACCGACAAGGTGGCGGCGCTGCTGGTGATCGTCTTCTGTGCCGTTTTCGCGGCCCAGTCGTGGGAGTTCGCGGCCTTCTCGTTGTCCTTGAACGCGCGCTCCGACATGGGGGGAATCCCGCTGTTCCCGTGGATGGCGCTGATGCCGATCATGTGCGCGGCGGCCGGGATCGGCATGCTGGTGCGTTGGGTGCGGGGCCCATCCCCCGATGACGACGAAGCCCCGCCCGAGGTCTGA
- a CDS encoding TRAP transporter large permease translates to MFWLYFAGGLGITALTGVPVGIGLALTGMAILHFEAGGATSLAVTAVWNVLTDFTLSSIPLFMFMGDLMMESGLSRRLYSGLAPLFHRVPGRLLHSNIAVCALFGAVAGTSTSTAAAVGTVAYPELTRRGYDKPAVVASLAAGGTLGLLIPPSLSLLLYGATQQVSIGRLFLAGIIPGLMMAGLFMAWIYISAKRNPHLTPQDGERPTLGEQLRGLLGTWPLVVLVFACLGTVFLGWATPTEAAGLGVAAAIVVGFLFGELTLKKTWAAFLNTTLVFSSIVLVIIGSLILSQAVSILGLPSQVMQGVVDLGVSKYWVLVLVVVTYLILGCFFDGVSLMLLTIPLAYPVMTGMGFDPVWLGVVITILIEVGMLTPPVGMNLFVLAAITKHEVSLGQAAKAAVPYWLLLLFGVLILTVVPGIALWLPSMMG, encoded by the coding sequence ATGTTCTGGCTCTATTTCGCCGGTGGGCTCGGCATCACCGCCCTGACCGGCGTCCCCGTCGGCATCGGTCTGGCCCTGACGGGCATGGCGATCCTGCATTTCGAAGCGGGCGGCGCCACGTCGCTGGCCGTGACGGCAGTCTGGAACGTGCTGACGGACTTCACGCTCAGCTCGATCCCGCTGTTCATGTTCATGGGCGACCTCATGATGGAGAGCGGGCTCAGCCGCCGGCTCTACTCCGGTCTGGCGCCCTTGTTCCACCGCGTGCCGGGCCGGTTGCTCCACTCCAACATTGCCGTCTGCGCCCTGTTCGGCGCCGTGGCGGGAACGAGCACGTCGACGGCGGCGGCCGTTGGCACCGTCGCCTATCCCGAACTGACGCGGCGCGGCTATGACAAGCCGGCGGTCGTGGCCTCGCTCGCCGCCGGCGGCACGCTGGGGCTGCTCATACCGCCCAGCCTGTCTCTGCTGCTGTACGGCGCGACGCAGCAAGTCTCCATCGGTCGCCTGTTCCTGGCGGGCATCATCCCCGGGCTGATGATGGCCGGGCTTTTCATGGCCTGGATCTATATATCGGCCAAGCGGAACCCGCATCTGACGCCACAGGATGGCGAGCGGCCGACGCTGGGAGAGCAGTTGCGCGGCCTGCTCGGCACATGGCCGCTCGTCGTGCTGGTGTTCGCATGCCTGGGCACGGTCTTCCTGGGCTGGGCGACCCCGACCGAGGCGGCCGGGCTGGGCGTTGCGGCGGCGATAGTCGTCGGCTTCCTCTTCGGCGAACTGACCTTGAAGAAGACCTGGGCCGCGTTCCTCAACACCACGCTGGTCTTCTCGTCGATCGTGCTGGTGATCATCGGCTCGCTGATCCTGTCGCAGGCGGTCAGCATTCTGGGTCTTCCGTCCCAGGTCATGCAGGGGGTGGTCGATCTCGGCGTCTCGAAATACTGGGTCCTGGTACTGGTGGTCGTCACCTATCTCATCCTGGGCTGCTTCTTCGACGGCGTGTCGCTGATGCTGCTGACGATCCCGCTCGCCTATCCCGTGATGACCGGCATGGGCTTCGATCCGGTCTGGCTCGGTGTTGTCATCACCATCCTGATCGAGGTCGGCATGCTGACGCCGCCGGTCGGCATGAACCTGTTCGTCCTGGCGGCCATCACCAAGCATGAGGTCTCGCTTGGACAGGCGGCCAAGGCGGCGGTGCCGTACTGGCTGCTTCTGCTGTTCGGTGTCCTGATTCTCACGGTCGTGCCCGGCATCGCCCTGTGGCTGCCTTCGATGATGGGTTAG
- a CDS encoding phospholipase D-like domain-containing protein → MRPGNRLVPLVDGVPAFRRIGAAVEAARHAVWVTVAFVDPHRALPDRLGSVFDLLDRAAARGLDVRVLFWRPNPESAGYGQVFAGTAADRALLADRRSGWRARWDRAPGGACHHQKSWLVDAGQASEIAFVGGINLTAGLAGVPGHAGPDQQHDAYLELAGPSARDVHHNFADRWNRAASEPDGRWPDGEDPPMALPGAPGPARGDSLAQVQRNLPGAERTILEQYCLAITAAQRTIYIENQALPAAPVAAVLAEALDRGVTVVALVPADTMRTPMPDHLARLFAHPNFTAATLVADAPVHVHAKLMLVDDAWGTIGSCNLHARSLLEHSELNLSFHDPAVVRRLRCDLLAEHLGVDVDALDDRAALALYRRIADANRSGRRQGLAVRLCG, encoded by the coding sequence GTGCGGCCGGGCAACCGGCTGGTGCCGCTGGTCGACGGGGTGCCGGCCTTCCGGCGGATCGGGGCCGCGGTCGAGGCCGCCCGCCACGCCGTCTGGGTCACGGTCGCCTTCGTCGACCCGCACCGGGCGTTGCCGGATCGGCTGGGGTCGGTCTTCGATCTTCTCGACCGGGCAGCCGCGCGCGGGCTCGACGTGCGCGTGCTGTTCTGGCGGCCCAACCCGGAGAGCGCCGGGTATGGCCAGGTCTTCGCCGGCACCGCCGCGGATCGCGCGCTGCTGGCAGACCGCCGGTCCGGCTGGCGTGCCCGCTGGGACCGGGCGCCGGGCGGCGCCTGCCATCACCAGAAGAGCTGGCTCGTCGATGCCGGCCAGGCATCCGAGATCGCCTTCGTCGGCGGCATCAACCTGACCGCCGGGCTGGCGGGGGTGCCCGGCCATGCCGGCCCCGACCAGCAGCACGACGCCTATCTCGAACTGGCCGGCCCGTCGGCGCGCGACGTGCACCACAATTTCGCCGATCGCTGGAACCGCGCCGCCAGCGAGCCGGACGGGCGCTGGCCCGATGGCGAGGATCCGCCGATGGCGCTGCCGGGCGCGCCGGGGCCGGCCAGGGGCGACAGCCTGGCGCAGGTCCAGCGCAACCTGCCGGGGGCCGAGCGCACGATCCTGGAGCAGTATTGCCTCGCCATCACGGCGGCGCAGCGGACGATCTACATCGAGAACCAGGCGCTGCCGGCGGCGCCCGTGGCGGCCGTGCTGGCTGAGGCGCTGGATCGTGGCGTGACGGTGGTGGCCCTGGTCCCGGCCGACACCATGCGCACACCCATGCCGGACCATCTGGCCCGGCTGTTCGCCCATCCGAACTTCACGGCGGCGACCCTGGTCGCGGACGCGCCGGTGCATGTCCATGCCAAGCTGATGCTGGTCGACGATGCCTGGGGCACGATCGGGTCGTGCAACCTGCATGCGCGCTCGCTGCTGGAGCACAGCGAGCTAAACCTGTCGTTCCATGATCCGGCCGTCGTCCGCCGACTGCGCTGCGACCTGCTGGCCGAGCATCTGGGCGTGGACGTGGATGCTCTGGACGACCGCGCCGCACTCGCCCTTTATCGCCGCATCGCCGACGCCAATCGCTCGGGGCGCCGCCAGGGGCTGGCGGTCAGGCTTTGCGGGTAG
- a CDS encoding MFS transporter, which translates to MSPAPSSASGGAGLAVRIIAPFAAAYFLSLFFRSINALIAPDLVGELRLGPEDLGLLTSMYFLTFALFQLPLGALLDRFGARRVQGTLVAVAAIGACVIAVGHDLVTVAIGRALVGLGFAGGLMSAYKQMADWFPPARLPLLNGLFLGFGSLGAVVATAPAEMIVGTVGWRGLMLMGGGAALLAAIALWLVVPERPRVAAPVPIARQLRELFTVIYRDRLFWRVAPMTLLGFASGSAIQTLWAGPWLRDVAGFARPDVATQLMIMALALSLGSALGGVIAEALRRFGIGTLAVAGGAAVLFMLAELGIVLEWVSGSAALWAVFGATFNVITLTYAALSQHFGPAFAGRANTGMNLLSGSGAFLLQYAIGGIIGLWPRTAEGGYDPQGYQVAFAVLLGLQVLAFAWFLLAPTRKA; encoded by the coding sequence ATGTCCCCCGCTCCATCGTCGGCGTCCGGCGGCGCCGGGCTTGCCGTGCGCATCATCGCGCCCTTTGCGGCGGCCTACTTCCTGTCGCTGTTCTTCCGCTCGATCAACGCGCTGATCGCGCCCGACCTGGTGGGCGAGTTGCGGCTGGGGCCGGAAGACCTGGGCCTGCTGACCTCGATGTACTTCCTGACATTCGCGCTGTTCCAGCTACCGCTGGGGGCGCTGCTGGACCGCTTCGGCGCGCGCCGGGTGCAGGGGACGCTGGTGGCGGTGGCCGCGATCGGCGCCTGCGTCATCGCGGTCGGCCACGATCTGGTAACCGTTGCGATCGGCCGGGCCCTGGTCGGGCTCGGCTTCGCGGGCGGGCTGATGTCGGCCTACAAGCAGATGGCGGACTGGTTTCCCCCTGCCCGGCTGCCGCTGTTGAACGGGCTGTTCCTGGGTTTCGGCAGCCTGGGCGCGGTGGTGGCGACCGCACCGGCCGAGATGATCGTGGGCACCGTCGGCTGGCGCGGCCTGATGCTGATGGGCGGCGGGGCGGCCCTGCTGGCGGCGATCGCCCTGTGGCTGGTGGTGCCGGAGCGGCCGCGCGTTGCCGCCCCCGTCCCCATCGCCCGCCAGCTCCGCGAGCTCTTCACCGTCATCTATCGCGACCGCCTGTTCTGGCGGGTGGCGCCGATGACGCTGTTGGGATTTGCCAGCGGCTCGGCCATCCAGACCCTGTGGGCGGGCCCGTGGCTGCGCGACGTCGCCGGCTTCGCCCGGCCGGACGTGGCGACGCAACTGATGATCATGGCCCTCGCCCTCAGCCTGGGCTCGGCGCTGGGGGGCGTGATCGCCGAGGCGCTGCGCCGCTTCGGCATCGGCACGCTGGCCGTGGCCGGCGGGGCGGCCGTGCTGTTCATGCTGGCCGAACTGGGCATCGTACTGGAATGGGTGTCGGGCTCGGCCGCACTGTGGGCGGTCTTCGGCGCCACCTTCAACGTCATCACGCTGACCTATGCCGCCCTGTCGCAGCATTTCGGGCCGGCCTTCGCGGGGCGCGCCAACACCGGCATGAACCTGCTGTCGGGCAGCGGCGCCTTTCTGCTGCAGTATGCCATCGGCGGCATCATCGGCCTGTGGCCGCGCACGGCCGAGGGCGGCTACGACCCGCAGGGCTACCAGGTCGCCTTCGCGGTCCTGCTCGGCCTGCAGGTGCTGGCGTTTGCCTGGTTCCTGCTGGCCCCTACCCGCAAAGCCTGA